From Micrococcales bacterium, a single genomic window includes:
- a CDS encoding ABC transporter ATP-binding protein, whose translation MALGTAGSDAVVELADVSRSFPGPREVLALRGVDMTIRAGDYVSIMGPSGSGKSTLLNVLGLLDTPTVGTYRLAGVDTIGLKDKARTNLRGRRLGFVFQAFHLLPRRTVLDNVVMGMAYSGVPRAERVRRAITALERVSLLQRASFYPITLSGGERQRVAVARAIAGQPAVLLADEPTGNLDQATSGGMLDVLDGLNAQGLTVVVVTHDKSVAERAGRRMVMADGRLEEVSA comes from the coding sequence GTGGCACTTGGGACGGCGGGCAGCGACGCGGTGGTTGAGTTGGCCGATGTGTCGCGGTCGTTTCCCGGACCGCGTGAGGTACTAGCACTGCGAGGCGTTGACATGACCATCCGCGCCGGTGATTACGTCTCGATTATGGGGCCGTCCGGTTCCGGCAAATCAACGCTGCTGAACGTGCTGGGGCTGTTAGACACCCCCACTGTCGGGACCTACCGGCTGGCCGGTGTTGACACTATTGGGCTGAAGGACAAGGCCCGGACTAACCTGCGTGGCCGGCGCCTGGGGTTCGTTTTCCAGGCTTTTCATCTGCTTCCCCGGCGTACCGTGCTCGACAACGTGGTCATGGGAATGGCCTACTCCGGGGTGCCCAGGGCGGAACGGGTCAGACGAGCGATCACCGCCCTTGAACGGGTGTCATTGCTGCAGCGGGCCAGCTTCTACCCCATCACTTTGTCTGGTGGCGAACGCCAACGCGTCGCGGTGGCCAGAGCGATTGCTGGCCAACCGGCAGTGCTACTGGCTGATGAACCAACCGGGAACCTTGACCAGGCCACCTCCGGTGGGATGCTCGACGTGCTCGATGGGCTCAACGCCCAAGGCCTGACCGTGGTCGTGGTGACCCATGACAAGTCGGTGGCAGAGCGAGCCGGGCGCCGCATGGTCATGGCCGACGGTCGCCTAGAGGAGGTGTCCGCGTGA
- a CDS encoding ABC transporter permease, with protein MRRLGRSAKSTEPAENRAPVLEPAVGATEPPKSGPGLQLGPSKPTRENRFGARDLLVEAITGLAGRPGRLTLTALVVVLGIGSLVATVGLAQTGARQLQARFDQVAATHGLVKVAEDPNNPGVALNTLPWDAGERAARLNGVRSAGTVSKIELPDTRISAAPVFDPMAPPGRQPTIMAASAGLFDAVAGRLGQGVWINWFHEQRAEPVVVLGAKAAKLLGVTRVDNQPAVFVNGAPYTVIGILDGAERSVDLLEAVIVPQTTARQAMGLEQPGELHVHLELAAGPMVAKQIGAALNPTVPAGFDITMPPPPSQMRQQLTADINSLFLILGLVALAIGGVTIAVVSSLSVMERRGEIGLRRAIGATRSQVAAQFITETAIVGLLGALAGAAAGVLAVVAVAAANDWTPVLDLRLVGVATLAGILVGIASGLLPATRAARLEPATALQQGT; from the coding sequence GTGAGACGCCTCGGACGTTCGGCAAAGTCAACCGAGCCAGCCGAAAACAGAGCACCGGTACTTGAACCGGCCGTCGGAGCAACTGAACCACCCAAGTCAGGACCGGGACTGCAGCTGGGGCCAAGCAAACCGACCAGGGAGAACCGTTTCGGGGCCAGGGATTTGCTAGTTGAGGCGATTACCGGTTTAGCTGGTCGCCCCGGCCGGTTGACTTTGACTGCCTTGGTGGTGGTGTTGGGGATTGGTTCCCTGGTGGCAACAGTCGGTTTGGCGCAAACTGGCGCCCGGCAGCTCCAAGCCCGGTTCGACCAGGTGGCCGCCACTCACGGTCTGGTCAAGGTGGCAGAGGACCCCAACAACCCTGGCGTCGCCCTGAACACGCTGCCGTGGGACGCCGGGGAGCGGGCGGCACGGCTCAATGGAGTCAGGTCGGCTGGCACTGTCTCTAAGATCGAGCTGCCCGACACCCGGATTAGCGCGGCACCGGTGTTTGATCCGATGGCGCCACCGGGCCGCCAACCCACCATCATGGCTGCTAGCGCCGGGCTTTTCGACGCGGTGGCCGGTCGCCTGGGCCAGGGTGTTTGGATTAACTGGTTCCATGAACAGCGGGCCGAACCGGTTGTGGTGCTAGGCGCAAAGGCCGCCAAGCTTCTGGGGGTAACCAGGGTTGACAACCAGCCGGCGGTTTTCGTTAATGGCGCTCCCTACACGGTGATTGGGATTCTTGACGGTGCCGAACGGTCGGTCGACCTGCTTGAGGCGGTGATTGTGCCCCAGACCACGGCTCGGCAGGCCATGGGGCTGGAACAACCTGGTGAACTGCATGTCCATCTGGAGTTGGCAGCTGGCCCCATGGTGGCCAAACAGATAGGAGCGGCCTTGAACCCAACTGTTCCGGCCGGATTCGATATCACCATGCCGCCGCCGCCTTCACAGATGCGCCAACAACTCACGGCCGACATCAACTCGTTGTTTTTGATCCTGGGACTAGTGGCACTGGCGATAGGTGGCGTCACAATAGCGGTGGTGTCATCCCTATCAGTGATGGAACGCCGGGGAGAGATTGGCCTGCGACGGGCCATTGGCGCCACCCGGTCCCAGGTGGCAGCCCAGTTCATCACCGAAACCGCGATAGTAGGGCTGTTGGGAGCGTTGGCCGGGGCGGCGGCCGGTGTCCTGGCGGTGGTGGCGGTGGCCGCCGCCAACGACTGGACGCCAGTGCTTGATCTGCGCCTAGTTGGTGTCGCCACGTTGGCTGGGATTCTGGTCGGCATTGCCTCTGGACTGTTGCCGGCCACCCGGGCCGCCCGCCTCGAACCAGCCACCGCCCTCCAGCAAGGCACCTGA